The DNA window TGGTTTTGCCCGCAGTTTAATCGTTTCCCACAAAACGCTAGGTTGTGCTAAATGATGCAATAATGAATTTGAAATAATCACATCATATTGCGCCATGGGTAACGTAGCATTTGGCAAATACCCTTCAATAAATTCGATTCGCTGTCTAAGTGCTTCATATTGCGCTAACATTTCACGCCCGTATTTTAACATTGCACGAGAACCATCAACGCCGTGAATCGTACACTGTGGATAATGTTGCGCAAAACGACGGCTAATATCCCCCGCTCCACATCCTAAATCCAGCACATAGCCCGCTATTTGTTCTTGAGGAAATTCACTCGCAAAGCGTTGCATAAATAAAGAATTCGGATCATTAAAATCTGCTTGCGCATAAGCATGGGCTTGCTCATCATCAAGCATTAATTCGGGTTCTGGAATACGGTGCATGAAATGGATAACTCTATTTATTTCACAGAAATACAAGTGCATTTAGCAAGGTGACTGACTTTACTCGATACGCTACCCTGAATCAAACCTGTAAACGTCCCAAGCCCACGACTCCCCATAATAATCGTATCAATTGCGTTTGATTCCGCAAATTCGACAATTTTCTGAGCAGGATTACCTTCTAAAACTTTTGTTTCTAAAAGTGACA is part of the Beggiatoa alba B18LD genome and encodes:
- a CDS encoding class I SAM-dependent methyltransferase; the protein is MHRIPEPELMLDDEQAHAYAQADFNDPNSLFMQRFASEFPQEQIAGYVLDLGCGAGDISRRFAQHYPQCTIHGVDGSRAMLKYGREMLAQYEALRQRIEFIEGYLPNATLPMAQYDVIISNSLLHHLAQPSVLWETIKLRAKPNSLIFIMDFMRPESFRQAEIMVQEYVGSEPSVLRRDFYNSLLAAYRIDEVVEQLKGFNLGYLKVHEVTDHHFVVMGKYLET